ATGGCTATGACAACTAGTCATTTGAGCTGATCGTTGATTACTCTTGATTATTTTTTAACCATTCTAGTCTTCTGGAGTCAGGAGTGTGTTTGATTTTGAAATCTTCAAATGTTGCTTCGAAACCGTCTCCATCAGGGCTAGCAGCCATCATTCCTACTTCAATGCTACGATGCTCTGGGAAATAAACGATATTGCTCATTTGATAATTCGTCCCGTCTAGAGAGTAAAAGATTTCTATAGCATCGACTTTTCTTATTGCCTTTATCCAGATGCTTTTTGGTTTCTCTTTTAGCGCTACGACACTCCAAGAGCTATGATTTATAGTGTGAACTGTGCTGAAATTATAAACTCCATCGACATATTCAATACCTGTTTTTATCCAGTGATTATTATCAATTCGGAACATAAGCCCCATTTGATCAAATCGAGTTTTATATTTTCCAGTTAATTTTGCAGTGACTTCAAACTCTCCGCTTCTTTTTGCAAAAAGAAATGGCCCGTCATTTACAGTAAAGCCGTAATGAGTTTTATTCCAAAAATCTGTTTGAGGTGTGACTTGCAATGTGAGTCGATTGTCTGAAATATTCCATTGTTCAGGCTCATTCAGCCAGTTAAGTGAATTAAGGCTTTGTCCGAAAGTGGTATTAAGCGACATAATGAAAATAATTGCTATGAAAATGTTTTTCTTCATGATATCTACATTTTGGTTGTTGAAACGTTGTATTGTTGCAAAGTTGTCAAAAATACTCTGAGTACTCAATACTGAAAAATAACCATTTGTTCGGTTTTGAGGTATGAAGGTTTGAGAATAGAATCAGTTATTAATATATTTTTATGGATCCAATTTCCCGACTTGAAAATGAATACAGCAAGGAAACTTATGATAGCTTAAGGCAAAGGACATTAGTGCTTGAAGAGTGTATTGCTCAAATGAAGTCTTATGTTGAAATAGAGCACTGTGTGGTTGTAATGTCTGATTTAGCGGAAAAAAACAATCATATTTTCAATGGTTCGTTCGGAGATTTTTTAGGTTTGAATCCTTCAAGGTATAGAGTGATCGATGGAATTTGGGAACGGGAAATATATGAGAAAATACATCCAGACGATGTGTTTCAAAGACATTTGTTGGAATTGGAGTTTTACAATTTTCTTCAATCTTTGCCTAAGACTGAGCGTTTGAGTTATCGCACGAATTGCAAACTAAGAGCAATGGGCAAAGACAAGATGTATCAAGTTATTTCACATAAGAGTTTTTATTTAAGAATGAGTGAAAATGGAAGTCTTTGGTTGGATGCCTGTGTTTACAATTTTTCAACATCCAACCAACCCTTTCAAGGTATTGAAGGTCGTATTATCAATATGAAAACGGGTGAATTCATTGATGTTGATAAGTTCAGGAATAGTACTAATATGCTGAGCTCAAGAGAAAAGGAAGTTCTTAGATTAGTAGGCAAAGGAAGCCTTAGTAAAGAGATTTCATCGGAATTGAACATTAGCGTCAATACTGTAAATCGACATCGTCAAAATATATTGCAAAAGTTGAAAGTGAATAATTCAATGGAGGCTGTAAAGGTGGCTATTGCGATGAATTTAATGTAGCTCGTTAAGCTGTCGAATGTCATGTTGTTTTATGATTCATTCCCGAGTCTCATGTGCATCGCTCGATAAAATGATTCGTGCATATTTATATTAATTTGTGGAAACTGACATTCTTTGCTTTGAATAGGTTTAACAGGTGTTTATTAAGTTTATTATTGCTTGGAATGAATGATATTTTTTGAAAAAGATGTGAGATTTTTAATGTTTGTCTGGCTTTTAAATTTGATCTACATTTGCACGAATTTGCAGAAATATAGATAAAATTTTCAAGGAATGAGCAAGAATAGTACGGAGTTGACGGTTAATCCAGCGCCATTAGGTTTGGCGGGGTTTGGAATGACAACGATTTTATTGAATATCCATAATGCAGGTTTTTTCGAAGTCAATGCTATGATATTGATGATGGGAATCTTTTATGGTGGAT
The Aureibacter tunicatorum DNA segment above includes these coding regions:
- a CDS encoding DUF1349 domain-containing protein, with protein sequence MKKNIFIAIIFIMSLNTTFGQSLNSLNWLNEPEQWNISDNRLTLQVTPQTDFWNKTHYGFTVNDGPFLFAKRSGEFEVTAKLTGKYKTRFDQMGLMFRIDNNHWIKTGIEYVDGVYNFSTVHTINHSSWSVVALKEKPKSIWIKAIRKVDAIEIFYSLDGTNYQMSNIVYFPEHRSIEVGMMAASPDGDGFEATFEDFKIKHTPDSRRLEWLKNNQE
- a CDS encoding response regulator transcription factor, translating into MDPISRLENEYSKETYDSLRQRTLVLEECIAQMKSYVEIEHCVVVMSDLAEKNNHIFNGSFGDFLGLNPSRYRVIDGIWEREIYEKIHPDDVFQRHLLELEFYNFLQSLPKTERLSYRTNCKLRAMGKDKMYQVISHKSFYLRMSENGSLWLDACVYNFSTSNQPFQGIEGRIINMKTGEFIDVDKFRNSTNMLSSREKEVLRLVGKGSLSKEISSELNISVNTVNRHRQNILQKLKVNNSMEAVKVAIAMNLM